In the genome of Candidatus Moraniibacteriota bacterium, one region contains:
- a CDS encoding NUDIX hydrolase, protein MWKKLSSREVFTHPRVTLIEDEVELPSGARLNYLYSKHIVDGATVICRRPDGKILVQKEYSYPANEHLYQFPGGLLLPDESVDVGANRELMEEAGYQADTLSALGDYYYDHRKSKGRMYVFLGESLKEASLPPDPEEEGAIESFWFTEEEIESMIRKGEIENSRFLSAWCLYRVGKQ, encoded by the coding sequence ATGTGGAAAAAGCTTTCTTCTCGAGAAGTGTTTACTCATCCGCGAGTGACGCTTATCGAAGATGAGGTCGAGCTTCCGAGTGGTGCTCGGCTGAATTATCTCTATTCAAAGCACATTGTCGATGGTGCGACAGTGATTTGCCGCCGCCCCGACGGGAAGATTCTTGTCCAGAAGGAGTATTCCTATCCGGCAAACGAACACCTCTACCAGTTTCCGGGCGGACTTCTTCTCCCGGATGAGAGCGTCGATGTCGGTGCGAATCGCGAGCTGATGGAAGAAGCCGGCTATCAGGCGGACACGCTCTCCGCTCTTGGTGATTACTATTATGATCACCGAAAGTCGAAGGGGCGGATGTATGTCTTTTTGGGTGAGAGCCTGAAAGAGGCATCGCTTCCGCCGGATCCGGAAGAAGAAGGGGCAATCGAAAGTTTTTGGTTTACAGAAGAAGAGATCGAGTCAATGATACGGAAAGGCGAAATTGAGAACAGTCGGTTCTTGTCTGCCTGGTGCTTATATCGGGTGGGGAAGCAGTGA
- the ispH gene encoding 4-hydroxy-3-methylbut-2-enyl diphosphate reductase yields the protein MIAKVILASPHGFCAGVARAVKTVEDTLDIFGAPVYIKHEIVHNKTVVKTLKDRGAITIDSAKAIPENSVVVFSAHGSPPEDFEIARKKNCTIIDATCPLVNKVHLEMHRFMKDGYSVVYIGHKGHPEGIGVIGEAKHTYKKSVPFIETKADIEALHFDSKEKLAYLTQTTLSIPETAEIIQALTEKYPHIVAPPGKDICYATTNRQKAVSEIAELADIVLIIGSKNSSNSTRLAETACAKGKPSYLIDSADDIDPTWFDGAQTVGISAGASAPESRVQEVAKYFKNLGATIEEHATTVESTRFMEPLELKEMKEKSSRKRAS from the coding sequence ATGATCGCGAAAGTCATCCTCGCTTCGCCACACGGATTTTGCGCTGGAGTGGCGCGTGCTGTGAAAACCGTTGAGGACACGCTCGATATCTTCGGCGCACCCGTCTATATCAAGCATGAGATCGTCCACAACAAAACGGTTGTGAAGACATTGAAAGATCGCGGGGCAATCACGATCGACAGCGCCAAAGCCATCCCGGAAAACTCCGTTGTTGTTTTCTCGGCACATGGGTCGCCACCCGAAGATTTCGAGATCGCACGAAAGAAAAATTGCACGATCATCGATGCGACATGTCCTCTCGTAAACAAAGTGCACCTCGAAATGCACCGCTTCATGAAAGACGGCTACTCGGTCGTCTATATCGGACACAAGGGACACCCCGAAGGTATCGGGGTCATCGGAGAAGCGAAGCACACCTACAAGAAATCGGTTCCGTTTATCGAGACCAAAGCCGACATCGAAGCGCTTCATTTTGACAGCAAAGAGAAGCTCGCCTACCTCACCCAGACAACACTCAGCATCCCCGAAACAGCAGAAATCATCCAAGCGCTCACCGAAAAATATCCGCATATCGTCGCCCCTCCCGGCAAAGACATCTGCTATGCGACGACCAACCGCCAAAAAGCCGTCTCCGAAATAGCAGAACTCGCCGATATCGTCCTCATCATCGGCTCGAAGAATTCTTCCAACTCCACCCGACTCGCCGAAACCGCATGCGCCAAGGGAAAACCATCCTATCTCATCGATAGCGCAGATGATATCGATCCCACATGGTTCGACGGTGCACAAACGGTTGGCATCAGCGCTGGTGCCAGCGCCCCCGAATCCCGCGTCCAAGAAGTTGCCAAGTATTTCAAAAACCTCGGCGCCACCATCGAAGAACACGCGACAACCGTGGAATCCACCCGCTTTATGGAGCCACTCGAATTGAAAGAGATGAAGGAGAAATCTTCACGTAAGCGAGCTTCATGA
- a CDS encoding phosphomannomutase/phosphoglucomutase, translating into MNPSIFKAYDIRGIYGTDFNEKDAEKIGRAAIEALQLKTIALGRDARVSSPALFKAFAKGAMDAGAHVIDLGLLTTPMVYFASWHLDVDAAVSITASHNPPEYNGMKIALKNALPVGEKTGLFDIRDRVLKNEFASTNRKGSLSTQDIKPAYEKQFAKFARFGNRHFKVVIDTANAMGILELPIFKMFPENIELVTMYDDLDHPFSAHEANPLKTETLDELRERVVAERADLGIAFDGDADRVGFVDETGEIIPMDHMTGIIAKEVLKSHPGATILYDLRSSRAVREVIEESGGVAKECKVGHANIKQQMRDEKAVFAGELSGHYYFLENSYAEAGSLAALMILSVMSETKQTASQLASDLKRYFHSGEINSEVENKDAILKKLKQTYADGAVSHLDGIKIDFPDWWLNVRPSNTEPLLRLNLEANTQELMTKKRDEVLTIIREK; encoded by the coding sequence ATGAATCCGAGCATCTTCAAAGCCTACGACATTCGCGGCATATACGGCACAGACTTCAATGAGAAAGATGCGGAGAAAATAGGCCGTGCCGCTATCGAAGCACTGCAGCTCAAGACCATAGCCCTCGGTCGTGACGCTCGCGTCTCGAGTCCCGCGCTCTTCAAAGCTTTCGCAAAAGGAGCCATGGATGCGGGCGCTCACGTGATCGACTTGGGACTCCTCACAACGCCCATGGTCTACTTTGCCTCGTGGCACCTCGACGTGGACGCTGCCGTCTCCATCACCGCCTCACACAATCCGCCAGAGTACAACGGGATGAAAATTGCTCTCAAGAATGCCCTCCCGGTCGGAGAAAAAACCGGACTCTTCGATATCCGCGATCGGGTCTTGAAAAACGAATTCGCAAGCACGAATAGGAAGGGTTCGCTTTCGACACAGGATATAAAACCCGCTTACGAAAAACAATTTGCAAAATTCGCTCGGTTCGGGAATCGGCACTTCAAGGTGGTGATCGACACCGCAAATGCCATGGGCATTCTCGAGCTCCCGATATTCAAAATGTTCCCGGAGAACATCGAACTTGTCACCATGTATGATGATTTGGATCATCCGTTCTCGGCACACGAAGCAAACCCGCTCAAAACCGAAACCCTCGACGAACTCCGAGAGCGTGTCGTTGCAGAGCGTGCCGATCTCGGCATCGCCTTCGATGGCGACGCCGACCGCGTCGGCTTTGTAGATGAAACCGGCGAGATAATTCCCATGGATCACATGACCGGTATCATCGCCAAGGAAGTCCTGAAGTCGCACCCGGGCGCAACCATCCTCTATGATCTCCGCTCCTCGAGAGCGGTGCGAGAAGTGATCGAAGAATCGGGCGGCGTCGCCAAAGAGTGCAAAGTGGGACACGCCAATATAAAGCAGCAAATGCGCGACGAGAAAGCCGTCTTTGCCGGAGAACTCTCCGGACACTACTATTTCCTCGAAAACTCCTACGCCGAAGCCGGCTCTCTCGCCGCCCTCATGATACTCTCCGTCATGAGCGAAACCAAGCAGACCGCATCCCAACTCGCAAGCGACCTGAAACGCTACTTTCATTCGGGAGAGATAAACAGCGAAGTTGAAAACAAAGACGCCATCCTGAAAAAACTCAAACAAACCTATGCAGATGGAGCCGTCTCTCATCTCGACGGCATCAAGATAGACTTCCCCGACTGGTGGCTCAATGTCCGCCCATCGAACACCGAACCTCTTCTCCGCCTCAACCTCGAAGCCAATACCCAGGAACTCATGACAAAAAAACGCGATGAGGTGCTCACAATTATACGAGAGAAGTAA